The proteins below come from a single Halostagnicola larsenii XH-48 genomic window:
- a CDS encoding arsenic resistance protein — translation METAWLQRHQIGVYALTVGGAVSIAVARPATASLFEQLVNPVLALLLYVTFLEIPFVELRNSVTNRRFMAGALGMNFLVVPVVVFGLTRLLPADPVILVGVYMVLLTPCIDYVIAFTDMADGDAGQLTAATPVLMLVQLLLLPAYLWLFMGRDIAAAIEPAPFLEAFVFLIAVPLTLAWITQLWGERAEAGRRWEAVMAWLSVPMMAMTLLVVIASQLPRVQHSLEQIAVVIPVYVAFLIVMPVLARLVAGRLRLPDGESRALMFTSVTRNSLVVLPLALALPAEYGLVPAVVVTQTLVELTGLLALTRLVRSRVWERSETVIQKVSFE, via the coding sequence ATGGAGACGGCGTGGTTGCAACGCCACCAGATCGGCGTCTACGCGCTCACGGTCGGCGGTGCCGTAAGCATCGCGGTCGCTCGACCCGCGACGGCGTCGCTCTTCGAGCAACTCGTCAATCCCGTCCTCGCGCTCTTGCTCTACGTGACGTTTCTCGAAATTCCGTTCGTCGAACTCCGAAACTCGGTCACGAACCGGCGGTTCATGGCGGGAGCCCTCGGAATGAACTTCCTCGTCGTCCCGGTCGTGGTCTTCGGCCTCACCCGACTGCTTCCGGCTGACCCGGTTATCCTGGTTGGCGTCTATATGGTGTTGCTGACGCCCTGTATCGACTACGTCATCGCGTTTACCGATATGGCGGATGGCGACGCTGGACAGCTCACCGCTGCGACGCCAGTATTGATGCTCGTCCAACTGCTGTTGTTACCGGCGTATCTCTGGTTGTTCATGGGGCGGGACATCGCGGCGGCGATCGAACCGGCACCCTTCCTCGAGGCATTCGTCTTTCTCATCGCCGTCCCGCTGACGCTGGCGTGGATCACGCAGCTGTGGGGCGAGCGCGCCGAAGCCGGCCGTCGGTGGGAGGCGGTCATGGCGTGGTTGTCCGTTCCGATGATGGCTATGACGTTGCTGGTCGTCATCGCGTCGCAACTGCCTCGCGTCCAGCATTCGCTCGAGCAAATCGCGGTTGTCATCCCGGTCTACGTTGCGTTCTTGATCGTCATGCCCGTTCTCGCTCGGCTTGTGGCCGGGCGACTCCGGCTCCCCGACGGGGAGAGTCGGGCGCTCATGTTCACGTCCGTGACGCGCAACTCGCTGGTGGTGCTCCCCCTGGCGCTCGCCCTCCCCGCGGAATACGGCCTCGTCCCGGCGGTGGTCGTCACGCAGACCCTCGTCGAACTGACCGGACTGCTCGCGCTCACCCGGCTCGTCAGGTCCCGCGTCTGGGAGCGCTCGGAAACGGTGATACAGAAAGTAAGCTTCGAGTGA
- a CDS encoding beta-ribofuranosylaminobenzene 5'-phosphate synthase family protein, with amino-acid sequence MATVRAGARLHVGFQNLSLARERLYGGIGIGLEEPRLTVTAERADGVVAGDPLVREYATRAVDVLQVTGVSLSIGNRLPRHVGLGSGTQLALSILAATAKAYGLEPAVRERAPAMGRGGRSGVGVATFENGGFVVDAGHPTGRFTTEPPSEGDWTVPPVVARHDLPSDWRFLVVVPDAEPGRSGTGEDESMRAVVERADPAVADELSSVVTGRLLPAAAEGRLEAFGDAIAEIGRKNGAWYADAQGGVFRPPAGELAESLEGCPVLFGVGQSSWGPVVYGVTDENHGREATAAAHSALEERSLEGEVILATPSRAGATIEE; translated from the coding sequence ATGGCGACCGTACGCGCAGGCGCTCGGCTTCACGTTGGATTCCAAAATCTCTCGCTCGCGCGCGAGCGACTCTACGGCGGCATCGGTATCGGCCTCGAGGAACCACGCCTGACGGTCACTGCGGAACGAGCCGACGGCGTCGTCGCCGGCGATCCGCTCGTCCGGGAGTACGCGACTCGAGCCGTCGACGTGCTCCAAGTTACGGGCGTATCGCTTTCGATCGGCAACCGACTCCCGCGACACGTTGGACTGGGGAGTGGTACCCAGCTCGCCCTCTCTATTCTCGCGGCCACGGCGAAGGCCTACGGCCTCGAGCCGGCGGTCCGGGAGCGCGCGCCGGCGATGGGGCGGGGTGGCAGAAGCGGCGTCGGCGTCGCGACGTTCGAAAACGGCGGATTCGTCGTCGATGCCGGCCACCCAACCGGACGATTCACCACGGAACCCCCCTCCGAGGGCGACTGGACGGTACCGCCGGTAGTCGCCAGACACGACCTGCCCAGCGACTGGCGATTCCTCGTCGTCGTCCCCGACGCTGAACCGGGGCGCAGCGGCACCGGCGAGGACGAAAGCATGCGCGCGGTGGTCGAACGCGCGGACCCCGCCGTCGCGGACGAACTCTCGAGCGTCGTCACCGGACGGCTCCTCCCGGCCGCCGCCGAGGGGAGACTCGAGGCTTTCGGGGACGCCATCGCCGAAATCGGCCGCAAGAACGGAGCCTGGTATGCGGACGCCCAGGGCGGCGTCTTCCGCCCGCCCGCGGGCGAACTCGCCGAATCGCTCGAGGGCTGTCCCGTCCTCTTCGGCGTCGGCCAGTCCTCGTGGGGACCGGTCGTCTACGGCGTCACCGACGAAAATCACGGCCGGGAGGCCACGGCCGCCGCACACAGCGCGCTCGAGGAACGGTCGCTCGAGGGCGAGGTTATCCTCGCCACGCCGTCTCGAGCGGGTGCGACGATCGAGGAGTGA
- a CDS encoding flippase, whose product MNRSLTSGILTVASGKFITLFLGIISSPLLYRWMGPADYGAYATVLSAHSIIMIFVSTAVADGVRKYVAEERSIDNWERSVVGFYLRLATLLVVIGSAILGLLTYAGVFEFVWGPEFTRYSYVMIGMVIASQYMMFARKSLMGFGLEKYSEPLKVLYNVSFVVVAVPLVYYGYGVVGALLGQVIAAGLAAVLGHVVLHFHQSLRSVFERDTGTLPKREMMSFNTLSIVLVFLLMSLYHVDVMMLQALANQDEVGHYKAALVFAEFLWFAPITLQTVFVHSTSELWSKGENERVSRLAAKTTRYTFLLTAIMAIGMAALAHDVVPVYWGAESEPAVDPLLLLLPGAVGFALARPMLAIGQGKGELRYPIIATGSAAGINVVLNTILIPLYGMYGAAIATSIGYGSMAIFHVWSAWQVGFDPVSDARYARVIATGIVSALPIFALANALSAPIAVPVIGLVPISTFVVPPVGLALFVAIAVAFGALDLTEIFRVLAQFPDPIGSKARPVCRRLQNRDGEETLSQYFKF is encoded by the coding sequence ATGAATCGAAGTCTCACGAGCGGCATCCTCACCGTCGCCAGCGGCAAGTTCATCACGCTGTTTCTGGGAATTATTTCCTCGCCGCTGCTCTATCGCTGGATGGGCCCGGCCGATTACGGGGCCTACGCGACGGTGCTGTCCGCCCACTCGATCATCATGATCTTCGTCAGCACCGCCGTCGCCGACGGGGTGCGAAAGTACGTCGCCGAAGAGCGGTCGATCGACAACTGGGAGCGGTCTGTGGTCGGGTTTTACCTCCGGCTGGCGACGCTGCTCGTGGTTATCGGCTCGGCAATTCTGGGCCTGCTCACCTACGCGGGCGTCTTCGAGTTCGTCTGGGGCCCCGAGTTCACCCGCTACTCCTACGTGATGATCGGGATGGTAATCGCTTCCCAGTACATGATGTTCGCCCGAAAATCGCTGATGGGATTCGGGCTCGAGAAGTATTCGGAGCCGCTGAAGGTCCTCTATAACGTCTCGTTCGTCGTCGTCGCGGTGCCGCTGGTATACTACGGCTACGGCGTCGTCGGTGCGTTGCTCGGGCAGGTGATTGCGGCCGGTCTGGCCGCGGTGCTCGGACACGTCGTCTTACACTTCCACCAGTCGTTGCGCAGCGTGTTCGAACGCGACACCGGGACGCTTCCCAAGCGGGAGATGATGTCGTTTAACACGCTCTCGATCGTGCTCGTCTTTCTGCTAATGTCGCTGTACCACGTCGACGTGATGATGCTACAGGCGCTTGCGAACCAGGACGAGGTCGGCCACTACAAAGCCGCGCTCGTGTTCGCGGAGTTCCTCTGGTTCGCACCGATTACGTTACAGACCGTCTTCGTCCACTCGACGTCCGAACTGTGGTCGAAGGGAGAAAACGAACGAGTCTCCAGGCTGGCGGCGAAGACGACGCGATACACGTTCTTGCTCACGGCGATCATGGCGATCGGGATGGCCGCTCTCGCACACGACGTCGTACCGGTCTACTGGGGAGCCGAATCAGAGCCCGCGGTCGATCCGCTGTTGTTGTTGTTGCCGGGTGCTGTCGGGTTCGCGCTGGCGCGCCCGATGCTGGCGATCGGACAGGGGAAAGGCGAACTCAGGTATCCGATCATCGCGACCGGATCGGCCGCCGGTATCAACGTCGTCTTGAACACGATACTGATCCCGCTGTATGGGATGTACGGTGCGGCCATCGCGACGTCGATCGGCTACGGTTCGATGGCGATCTTCCACGTCTGGAGCGCGTGGCAAGTCGGATTCGATCCGGTCTCTGACGCCCGATACGCGCGCGTGATCGCAACCGGAATCGTCTCGGCGCTTCCGATTTTCGCACTGGCGAACGCGCTTTCAGCCCCTATCGCGGTTCCCGTTATCGGTCTCGTTCCGATCTCGACGTTCGTCGTGCCACCCGTCGGTCTGGCGCTGTTCGTCGCCATCGCCGTCGCGTTCGGCGCGCTCGATCTGACCGAAATCTTCCGAGTACTGGCTCAATTCCCTGACCCGATCGGGTCGAAGGCACGACCGGTCTGCCGACGGCTCCAGAACCGTGACGGTGAGGAGACCCTGTCGCAGTACTTTAAGTTCTGA
- the mobA gene encoding molybdenum cofactor guanylyltransferase produces the protein MPVDSSVGGVVLAGGYSTRFGDADKSIAELEGTPMIRRVADRIAAVTDDVVVNCRSEQKEPIADALSGANATIRFAIDPIPDRGPVAGIHAGLEECDREYAAVVACDMPFVDPALLETLLDRARGRDGAVVELEAGWLQTTQAVYRTDAMARACAATIGEEDNRVVAALEKIDWVSVPEASLEGISEKTFESIDTQEALDDAERRI, from the coding sequence GTGCCAGTCGATAGCTCCGTCGGCGGCGTCGTTCTCGCGGGCGGGTACTCCACGCGCTTTGGCGACGCCGACAAATCCATCGCCGAACTCGAGGGAACGCCCATGATCCGACGGGTCGCCGATCGGATCGCGGCGGTAACCGACGACGTGGTCGTCAATTGTCGATCGGAACAGAAAGAGCCGATCGCCGACGCCCTCTCGGGAGCGAACGCCACAATTCGGTTCGCGATCGATCCGATTCCGGATCGCGGACCCGTCGCCGGAATCCACGCGGGACTCGAGGAGTGCGACCGCGAGTACGCCGCAGTCGTCGCCTGCGACATGCCCTTCGTCGATCCCGCGCTCCTCGAAACACTCCTCGACCGTGCTCGCGGCCGCGACGGTGCGGTCGTCGAACTCGAGGCGGGCTGGCTCCAGACGACCCAGGCCGTGTATCGAACCGACGCCATGGCTCGGGCCTGCGCCGCGACGATAGGTGAGGAGGACAACCGCGTCGTCGCGGCCTTGGAAAAAATCGACTGGGTTTCCGTGCCTGAGGCGAGCCTCGAGGGAATCTCCGAGAAGACGTTCGAGAGCATCGACACGCAGGAGGCACTCGACGACGCCGAACGGCGTATCTGA
- the ilvD gene encoding dihydroxy-acid dehydratase: MSSDKFDHGKDERLQSRDVTEGAEKAPHRAMFRAMGFDDEDLGSPMIGVPNPAADVTPCNVHLDDVAASAIDGVDETGGMPIEFGTITISDAISMGTEGMKASLISREVIADSVELVAFGERIDGLVTVAGCDKNLPGMMMAAIRTDLPTVFLYGGSILPGEHEGRDVSIVQVFEGVGAYGTGDMDADELDELERQACPGAGSCGGMYTANTMASISEAIGLAPLGSASAPAEDEERYEVARRAGELGVEVVEEDRRPSDIITRESFENAIAVQTAIGGSTNGVLHLLALAREAGIDLDIEDFDEISQKTPKIADLQPGGDRMMSDLHEIGGVPVVIRRLLEAGLIHGDALTVTGRTLEEELETLDLPDDEEIDADFLYSVDDPKEEEGAIKILSGNLAPDGAVLKVTGDDEFYHEGPARIFENEEDAMAYVQEGHIESGDVIVIRNEGPKAGPGMREMLGVTAAVVGAGHEDDVALITDGRFSGGTRGPMIGHVAPEAYVGGPIAFLEDGDTVTVDIPERDLEVDVDDAELEARREEWDQPEKPYDNGVLAKYTRDFGSAANGAVTNPGLRDE; this comes from the coding sequence ATGAGCAGCGATAAGTTCGACCACGGCAAGGACGAGCGGCTACAGAGCCGCGACGTGACGGAGGGTGCCGAGAAGGCGCCGCACCGAGCGATGTTTCGGGCGATGGGTTTCGACGACGAAGACCTTGGCTCGCCGATGATCGGCGTTCCGAACCCCGCGGCGGACGTGACGCCGTGTAACGTCCACCTCGACGACGTCGCGGCGTCGGCCATCGACGGCGTCGACGAGACCGGCGGCATGCCGATCGAGTTCGGGACGATCACCATCTCAGACGCGATTTCGATGGGTACGGAGGGGATGAAAGCGTCGCTCATCTCTCGAGAGGTCATCGCCGACAGCGTCGAACTCGTCGCGTTCGGCGAGCGGATCGACGGCCTCGTGACGGTCGCCGGCTGCGACAAGAACCTGCCGGGGATGATGATGGCCGCGATCCGGACCGATCTGCCCACGGTCTTTCTCTACGGCGGCTCGATCCTGCCCGGCGAACACGAGGGTCGAGACGTGAGCATCGTGCAGGTCTTCGAGGGCGTCGGCGCGTACGGAACCGGCGACATGGACGCCGACGAACTCGACGAACTCGAGCGCCAGGCCTGCCCCGGCGCGGGCTCGTGTGGCGGCATGTACACCGCGAACACGATGGCCTCGATCTCGGAAGCCATCGGCCTCGCCCCGCTCGGAAGCGCCTCGGCACCGGCCGAAGACGAGGAGCGATACGAAGTCGCCCGGCGGGCCGGCGAACTCGGCGTGGAAGTCGTCGAGGAAGATCGACGCCCCTCCGACATCATCACTCGAGAGTCCTTCGAGAACGCGATCGCCGTCCAGACGGCCATCGGCGGCTCGACGAACGGCGTGCTCCACCTGCTCGCGCTCGCCCGCGAGGCCGGGATCGACCTCGACATCGAGGACTTCGACGAGATCTCGCAGAAGACGCCGAAGATCGCCGACCTCCAGCCCGGCGGCGACCGCATGATGAGCGACCTCCACGAAATCGGGGGCGTTCCGGTCGTCATCCGAAGGCTGCTCGAGGCCGGCCTGATCCACGGCGACGCGCTAACGGTGACCGGCCGGACGCTCGAGGAAGAACTCGAGACGCTCGATCTGCCCGACGACGAGGAGATCGACGCCGACTTCCTCTACTCGGTCGACGACCCCAAGGAAGAAGAGGGAGCGATCAAGATCCTCTCGGGGAACCTCGCGCCAGACGGCGCGGTCCTGAAGGTGACCGGCGACGACGAGTTCTACCACGAGGGTCCCGCCCGAATCTTCGAAAACGAGGAGGACGCGATGGCCTACGTCCAGGAGGGCCACATCGAGAGCGGCGACGTGATCGTCATCCGCAACGAGGGCCCGAAAGCCGGCCCGGGAATGCGCGAGATGCTCGGCGTGACCGCGGCCGTCGTCGGTGCCGGCCACGAAGACGACGTCGCGCTCATCACCGACGGCCGCTTCTCCGGGGGCACCCGCGGACCGATGATCGGTCACGTCGCCCCCGAAGCCTACGTCGGCGGCCCGATCGCGTTCCTCGAGGACGGCGATACGGTGACGGTCGACATTCCGGAACGGGATCTCGAGGTCGACGTCGACGACGCGGAACTCGAGGCCCGACGTGAGGAGTGGGACCAGCCCGAAAAACCGTACGACAACGGCGTGCTCGCGAAGTACACCCGCGACTTCGGCTCGGCGGCGAACGGTGCCGTCACGAATCCGGGTCTCAGAGACGAGTAG
- a CDS encoding MutS-related protein produces MRLEEYWGVGPKTRETLVAELGRERAIRAIESGDVRTLSEAGLPRGRATRILRRATGGAGMDVLATSDARKAYKELLDLAVEHAVTERAADRIRVLTPRTSRDEMIDRLDGVLAARDAWTTLEDEDKERVLEAYDRYDERDESEHAAVEAALTLLEAGVDSGPFAAIAELERETLTEAADALGALTGGRVREGADDELDRLRTALGAVEDMDANALELIEELRDDGIHDVEGFRDAFEDRLLSETGVTVDQVRDAMPTDASDATDFVGGTLRALRSNLTEAVDERETAVAAEFEETLEAADDAVEQAVSAVDEIALHLSLARFAIAYDCTRPTFVGDESARSDRDAISVVNARNLSLEAREDESVQPVTYGLGAHGVTSVPEDVGSVPGEEDVAVLTGANSGGKTTLLETLCQVVLLASMGLPVPADRAEVTPVDSLVFHRRHASFNAGVLESTLKSIVPPLSSGGRTLMLVDEFEAITEPGSAADLLHGLVTLSVDRDAMGVFVTHLADDLEPLPEAARVDGIFAEGLDPDLELLVDYQPRFNTVGRSTPEFIVSRLVANATDRTERTGFETLAEAVGDEIVQRTLADARWNE; encoded by the coding sequence ATGCGACTCGAGGAGTACTGGGGAGTCGGGCCGAAGACCCGCGAGACGTTGGTCGCGGAACTCGGTAGGGAACGAGCGATCAGAGCGATCGAGAGCGGCGACGTTCGGACGCTCTCGGAGGCGGGGTTACCCCGAGGTCGGGCGACCCGCATTCTCCGACGGGCGACCGGCGGCGCGGGAATGGACGTGTTGGCGACCAGCGACGCCCGCAAGGCCTACAAGGAACTGCTCGATCTGGCGGTCGAACACGCGGTCACCGAGCGGGCAGCCGATCGGATCAGAGTGCTCACGCCCCGGACGAGCCGGGATGAGATGATCGACCGGCTTGACGGCGTGCTGGCTGCTCGGGACGCCTGGACGACCCTCGAGGACGAAGACAAAGAACGCGTGCTCGAGGCCTACGACCGCTACGACGAGCGAGACGAGAGCGAACACGCGGCCGTCGAAGCGGCGCTTACGTTACTCGAGGCGGGGGTCGATTCCGGGCCGTTCGCGGCGATCGCCGAACTCGAGCGCGAAACGTTAACGGAGGCCGCCGACGCGCTCGGCGCGTTGACGGGCGGTCGAGTTCGCGAGGGGGCCGACGACGAACTCGATCGACTTCGGACCGCACTCGGCGCGGTCGAGGACATGGACGCGAACGCGCTCGAACTCATCGAGGAGCTTCGGGACGACGGCATCCACGACGTCGAGGGGTTCCGCGACGCGTTCGAGGACCGCCTGCTGAGCGAGACGGGCGTCACGGTCGATCAGGTTCGAGACGCGATGCCAACCGACGCCAGCGACGCCACCGACTTCGTCGGCGGCACGCTCCGGGCGCTTCGATCGAACCTCACCGAGGCCGTCGACGAGCGCGAGACGGCCGTCGCGGCGGAATTCGAGGAAACGCTCGAGGCTGCGGACGATGCCGTCGAACAGGCGGTTTCTGCAGTCGACGAGATTGCCTTACACCTCTCGCTCGCGCGGTTCGCGATCGCCTACGATTGTACGCGACCGACGTTCGTCGGGGACGAGAGCGCTCGGAGCGACCGCGACGCGATTTCGGTCGTCAACGCCCGCAATTTGTCGCTCGAGGCGCGGGAAGACGAATCCGTCCAGCCGGTCACGTACGGTCTCGGCGCTCACGGCGTGACGAGCGTCCCCGAAGACGTCGGCTCCGTCCCCGGTGAGGAAGACGTGGCCGTCCTCACGGGGGCAAACAGCGGCGGGAAGACGACGCTGCTCGAGACGCTCTGTCAGGTCGTGTTGCTGGCGTCGATGGGATTACCCGTTCCGGCCGATCGGGCCGAAGTGACCCCCGTCGATTCGCTGGTCTTTCACCGACGCCACGCGAGTTTCAACGCCGGCGTGCTCGAGTCGACGCTGAAGTCGATCGTGCCGCCGTTGTCCTCCGGCGGTCGAACGCTGATGCTCGTCGACGAGTTCGAAGCCATCACCGAGCCCGGAAGCGCGGCCGATCTGTTGCACGGGCTCGTGACGCTCTCGGTCGACAGGGACGCGATGGGCGTGTTCGTCACACACCTCGCGGACGACCTCGAGCCGCTGCCCGAGGCGGCGCGCGTCGACGGCATCTTCGCCGAGGGGCTCGATCCCGACCTCGAGTTGCTCGTCGATTACCAGCCCCGGTTTAACACCGTGGGGCGCTCGACGCCGGAGTTCATCGTCTCGAGGCTGGTCGCGAACGCGACGGACCGAACCGAACGGACGGGCTTTGAGACGCTCGCGGAAGCCGTCGGCGACGAAATCGTCCAGCGGACGCTCGCGGACGCGCGCTGGAACGAGTGA
- a CDS encoding HemK2/MTQ2 family protein methyltransferase: MDLAEKRGLESEVYQPAEDSELLADAACDRLEEGDLVLEVGTGSGYIANRLAEETGARVISSDVNPHALEQARSEGVEPVRADLLEPFADGSFDAVAFNPPYLPTESETEWDDWMERALSGGEDGREVVDPFLDTVDRVLAPDGVVLLLVSSLTGVDEVVERAGENGFSAVAVADESFPFETLTVLELL, translated from the coding sequence ATGGATCTCGCCGAGAAACGCGGCCTCGAGTCCGAGGTCTACCAGCCGGCGGAGGACTCGGAACTGCTCGCCGACGCCGCCTGCGACCGACTCGAGGAGGGGGACCTCGTACTCGAGGTCGGCACCGGATCGGGGTACATCGCGAACCGACTCGCAGAAGAAACGGGCGCGCGCGTGATCTCCTCCGACGTGAATCCCCACGCCTTAGAGCAGGCCCGAAGCGAGGGCGTCGAACCGGTCCGGGCGGATCTTCTCGAGCCGTTCGCCGACGGGAGCTTCGACGCGGTCGCGTTCAATCCGCCGTACCTCCCGACCGAATCCGAAACCGAGTGGGACGACTGGATGGAGCGCGCGCTCTCGGGCGGGGAGGACGGCCGCGAAGTCGTCGACCCGTTTCTCGATACCGTCGACCGCGTGCTCGCGCCCGACGGCGTCGTCCTCCTGCTGGTGAGCAGTCTCACCGGCGTCGACGAGGTCGTCGAACGCGCCGGCGAGAACGGGTTCAGCGCCGTCGCCGTCGCAGACGAATCGTTCCCCTTCGAGACGCTGACCGTTCTCGAACTGCTGTAA
- a CDS encoding mechanosensitive ion channel family protein — MLEVLSGFDWLGEQFSTSSQRLVVTVAAVGLLSCVVLAYSKIQCWLSERTRALYADFVTMFLLVGACALTIAVVLGVWQETTRLTRAFNNLELDAPVIARVVISGVIILSGFIITRFVRRVIRELFSSSTAVTDHQREVTHRLSQVTIWSVTLVVILGVWIEDLSGLLVGAGLFGAGLGMAARQTVSSILAGFVLMFSRPFEIGDWIEVQDSEGTVTDISIFNTRVQSFDGEYIMIPNDLIASGMIINRSKRGRLRIEVEIGIDYTADIERAVELAEETMKDLDIAQPAPAPHVVSKGFGDSSVLLSARFWIDKPSARRRWQARTAAVREIKEAFDESGIKIPYPQRELSGRAEHGGLVFANGEQVPPGAGDAADPNDDSSETNSAQFDERADASSDTDHADPDAGSETDGERVATSEES; from the coding sequence ATGCTCGAGGTACTCTCCGGGTTCGACTGGTTGGGAGAGCAATTTTCGACGTCGAGCCAGCGACTCGTCGTGACGGTGGCGGCGGTTGGCCTATTGTCGTGTGTCGTATTAGCCTATAGCAAGATACAATGCTGGCTCTCCGAGCGAACTCGAGCGCTGTACGCCGATTTTGTCACGATGTTCCTCCTCGTCGGCGCGTGTGCGCTCACGATTGCGGTCGTTCTGGGTGTGTGGCAGGAAACCACGCGGCTGACGAGGGCCTTCAACAACCTCGAACTCGACGCGCCGGTGATCGCCAGAGTCGTCATCTCGGGTGTCATCATCCTGAGCGGATTCATCATCACCCGATTCGTTCGGCGGGTTATTCGGGAATTGTTCAGTTCATCGACGGCGGTGACCGACCATCAACGGGAGGTCACCCACCGCCTCTCGCAGGTGACGATCTGGTCGGTTACGCTGGTAGTGATTCTGGGCGTCTGGATCGAGGATCTGAGCGGGTTGTTGGTCGGTGCAGGGCTTTTCGGGGCTGGACTCGGGATGGCGGCGAGACAGACGGTCAGTTCGATCCTCGCGGGGTTCGTGTTGATGTTCTCTCGGCCGTTCGAGATCGGTGACTGGATCGAGGTTCAAGACAGCGAGGGAACGGTCACCGACATATCGATCTTCAACACCCGCGTCCAGTCGTTCGACGGCGAGTACATCATGATCCCGAACGATCTCATCGCGTCGGGCATGATCATCAACCGCTCGAAGCGGGGTCGCCTCCGGATCGAGGTCGAGATCGGTATCGACTACACCGCGGACATCGAACGGGCGGTCGAACTCGCAGAAGAAACGATGAAAGACCTCGACATCGCACAGCCGGCACCGGCCCCACACGTCGTCTCGAAAGGATTCGGTGATTCGTCGGTCCTTTTGAGCGCGCGCTTTTGGATCGACAAGCCGAGCGCACGTCGGCGCTGGCAAGCCAGAACGGCAGCCGTCAGGGAAATAAAGGAGGCGTTCGACGAGAGCGGGATCAAGATTCCTTACCCCCAGCGCGAACTGTCCGGCCGCGCCGAACACGGCGGACTCGTGTTCGCTAACGGAGAGCAAGTGCCTCCTGGAGCAGGCGACGCCGCCGATCCGAACGATGATTCGTCCGAGACCAACTCCGCACAGTTCGATGAACGAGCCGACGCGAGTTCCGACACCGACCACGCTGATCCGGACGCAGGCTCGGAGACGGACGGCGAACGGGTTGCCACCTCGGAGGAGAGCTAG
- a CDS encoding 16S ribosomal RNA methyltransferase A: MRDPDGLIARAGVRGDPDRDQHFLIDDRVLDRLPTYLTEIDADTSHILEIGGGTGALTDRLLAVADAVTVIERDRKLASFLREEFAADIEAERLTVIEGDALEVEMPEFTASVSNLPYGVSSEISFRLLPESRPLVLMFQQEFAERMVADSGTSEYGRLSVSTQHYADVELVETIPKEAFSPPPAVQSAVVRLEPREPEYDIDDEAFFLRFVKALFTQRRKTMRNAIRNTGHISKLADPDAVVDAADEDLLQKRAGAVTPAEFAALADLATDVSDRTDDG, translated from the coding sequence ATGAGAGATCCAGACGGCCTGATCGCTCGAGCCGGCGTTCGCGGCGATCCGGACCGTGACCAGCACTTTCTGATCGACGACCGCGTGCTGGATCGGCTACCGACGTATCTGACGGAGATCGATGCGGATACGTCCCACATACTCGAGATCGGCGGCGGGACCGGAGCGCTGACGGATCGGCTGCTCGCGGTCGCCGATGCGGTGACCGTGATCGAACGCGATCGGAAACTGGCCTCGTTCCTTCGCGAGGAGTTCGCTGCCGATATCGAGGCGGAACGACTGACCGTCATCGAAGGGGACGCACTCGAGGTCGAGATGCCCGAGTTTACGGCGTCGGTTTCGAACCTTCCCTACGGCGTCTCGAGCGAGATCTCGTTTCGGCTGCTTCCGGAATCCCGGCCGCTCGTGTTGATGTTCCAGCAGGAGTTCGCCGAGCGGATGGTCGCAGACTCCGGCACGTCCGAGTACGGTCGATTGTCGGTTTCGACCCAGCACTACGCGGACGTCGAACTCGTCGAAACGATTCCCAAAGAAGCGTTTTCGCCGCCACCGGCCGTCCAGAGTGCTGTCGTCCGGCTCGAACCGCGGGAACCGGAGTACGATATCGACGACGAGGCGTTCTTCCTTCGGTTCGTCAAGGCGCTTTTCACCCAGCGTCGGAAGACGATGCGAAACGCGATTCGCAACACGGGTCACATCTCGAAGCTCGCTGATCCTGACGCCGTCGTCGATGCGGCCGATGAGGACCTGCTCCAAAAGCGTGCTGGTGCCGTCACTCCCGCGGAGTTCGCCGCACTTGCAGACCTCGCGACGGACGTGAGCGATCGAACCGACGACGGCTGA